TAAATACTCTTAAACTTCAGACATGCTATCTACGCATGATTTAAATGATTCTTTCAGCTGTCTTCAATGATGCATGCATGTGCACATGTGCTAGCAAGTTTCTTGGCTGTTATGCTTATTGTTCAGTATTTTCTGTGACGTAGTTTCAGGGTAAAAACAGCAATAGATTACCAGGCTTGAGGGGAAAAAACCACCTAACTTAGGGTTTACAGAAAACTCTAGTTTTCTGAATAGATCgctaaaaggaaaaggcatgtCTGTAATTTAGACTTAAGCTTACTTATACCAGTTTCACAACAGCACCCTTAAGGCCATAAATTAAACTCCTAAGCATATTTATTATAACATTTGTGTCATTTTACATGCACCTAAAAAGAGATGTCTATCTATTTCAAATTGTTATAATAAAACTGTGTCAAATACCTATGTCCTGATTTTGGGTTAAAATCTTGTTCATTTCTGTCTCGGGggattttattatgaatttgtgTTTGCTCTGGTTCCTTGTTTTGGGGGCTGCATGTTTAGGACCTATCCTTGTAAGTTTGCCTATCATGAGCATTGTTCATGCTAAAGTTCGAGGAATGGTAAGTGGGGTGGTTTGTGTTCATGTAGTGTAATTTACTGTATTGTATCAATTCAATTTATGATCTTCCCTAGAATTTGATTGCAGAGATTACTCAATCAAATGAGTTTATTATCACGTGttgttaatttaaaagtttcTCATGTTCTTCCAGACATTCTGCTTTCCCTGTATATTAGAATCCAGGGGTGTAGCGCTTATCTTGTCAATGTTATCAACTTACTTTTGATAGTGGCATGCACTCTATTTTCCAATGAGGATGatgtttaatcaattttattctgaTGTTTTGCTGTTTTAAATATGCTGGTTTTACCATTAGTTGAAGAGATATTTGATAAGAAGAAACGTAAAAATGGTAAAGGCAGCCACAAACGCCTTAGGAAGAAATTCCAATTCATTGAATCTGATGATGAAGATAAGATGCCTATTTCCTTCCTCCACGAGAGAGAATCTGCTGTAAAAAGTATGGGATCAGAAGCAGGTGAAAAATGTGAGAAGGAAAAAGGTGAAACAAGCGAGAAGGAGGTGAAAGATAATGGCAATTGGGTAACTGTATCAAAGGGGAATGCAGGTGCTATTTTAGGTGTGTCCAAAAGGTAAGGGTGCTGTGGAATCCCTAGTTGTAGCGTTTTTcgttttatgtataaaatttaCTTAGTTGTTAACTTGCTTGTAAGTCTTCCTATTAATCCATATGTTATGCTTGGTTTATGTATTCAAACAGGCAGATAGATGATCACCATTCTTTCCTACCTTCATCTGATGTGGGTTCTCAGAATGGTGCAAAACCtaagaagaagagggaaaaaCATTACGGGGAGGAGGTACCACTTGAAGATGACTTTTTCTTTTGCAGGGCTCTTGGTCAGCATAAATCCATCCAAAGTGAGGTAGAGGCTGACAAATTGGACCTAGATTTGCCTGTGACTAAAGAAGACCAGAAGACAAATGACAAGTAAGTTTCATAACTGTCTCCAGAATCTTATCACAGGTTCATGATATGAATACATGTAGGTATATGTTTGAATTTGGTATCCTCAATGGCCATGGGGCTTAGAGGACAAAGAAATGTATTCCGTTCTCCTAATAAATTGTGAACCAGATTTCAAGATCAAACACTGCAAGTATACCAAGGTTGGTTAATCGTATTGAAGGCCAACAGAATTCATGCTTTGAAACCATCtaatctaaaatgttttttcctcGTGAGGTATAATGTTTTGGTCAAACTAGCTAACTTTAAAAGGATCTGCCCATTATCTACAAGAGGATTCTCCCAAATCATAAAGCAATGCATATTTTGCTTAAATTAGTCAGAATGGTGCAAAACCtaagaagaagagggaaaaaCATTACAGGGAGGAGGTACCACTTGAAGATGACTTTTTCTTTTGCAGGGCTCTTGGTCAGCAGAAATCCATCCAAAGTGAGGTAGAGGCTGACAAATTGGATCTAGATTTGCCTGTGACTAAAGAAGACCAGAAGACAAATGACAAGTAAGTTTCGTAACTGTCTCCAGAATCTTATCACAGGTTCATGATATGAATATATGTAGGTATATGTTTGAATTTGGTATCCTCAATGGCCATGGGGCTTAGAGGACAAAGAAATGTATTCCGTTCTCCTAATAAATTGTGAACCAGATTTCAAGATCAAACACTGCAGGTATACCCAAGGTTGGTTAATCATATTGAAAACCAACAGAATTCATGCTTTGAAACCATCtaatctaaaatgtttttccctCGTGAGGTATAATGTTTTGGTCAAACTAGCTAACTTTAAAAGGATCTGCCCATTATCTACAAGAGGATTCTCTCAAATCATAAAGCAATGCATATTTTACTTAAATTAGAAAGCCTGTACCTGCTTTAATGTATTTTCACGTATGGAAAGCATCAACACACCCCTTTGTTTGTAATTTATCTAACGTACCTTTAAGCATCTAAGAATCATTTTGGATGGCTACTGTTATGAATTATGACATCCATTTTTTTGGGTGGCCTCAGAGGTCTGCATACCCTCCCTGTTTGTGTTTCTCCATTctcgttttctttcttcttttggtGTGTGGTATTTGCACTAAGATTGGATTTGTCAGtaaataaatttcttgattcttgtttttattcttctctGATATTTTCACCTGGGAGGTGATCTTGCTCAATTCTCACCGAAATCCTCATGTGGTCTGTAGAAATGTTGAAAAGCTGAAGAGGAGAAGCAAAAAATATGCAAAGGAGAAGGAAAGTCTTGATGCTGACAATCATTTGAGTTACAAGCATAAAGCTCAGTCAGATGAGGCTGAAGCTAAAAACACTTTGCAGGATATGCTGGTGACCGATAAAGAAAGTCACAAGGAAACAAATGATGAAGTTAAAAACACTCTGCAGGATATGCTGGTGACTGATAAAGGAAATCAAAAGGACACAAATGATGAGTTAGTGCAATTCCGCATTACATGTCACACCAACATGCATATTACACGCCCTCCTCTCCCCCCACAAATCAAATACTAGTTTTTCTGGCATGCGCATCATTCAAGTTATCATTGAAAACTTGATATTGTATTAAATTGAATGTTTGTGATATAGGGAATTGCTTAGTTGTctacttcttttctttatttttctcaaagttATATCCAAGTATAATAAAACATAGCTAAAGAATCTGAGAAGTTGATGGCCAATTTGATCTTTTCCTCAGGGTAAAATAACAAATAGATACTGAGGGTAGTTTGTTAAATCAAATGtttcaataaattttgtatttttataagatGTATATTTATCTATCCCTCTTTGTGCTTGAGTTCTGTGCAAACCtttaggaaaggaaaagaaaacatattgaAGCTGACAGTCATTTTGATTTCCATGTTTTCAGAGAAGATAAAGTCCAAGATGAAGCTAAAGCTGGAAAAACAGGGCAGGATATGCTATTGGTGAAGAAGGAAAATCAGAAGCAAGCAGATGATGAGTCAGTACTATTGGTTTTGGCCTCTTACTCTATGTTATCTGCACAACAATACATGCATATCCATCTTCTTCAGCTCATACTAGTTCATTACAACCTAATTAGGAAAAGACCTGTTTATCTCgttgctttattgattttaccTGGTATACTCTTGTAGTAGGGCTGCCTTGCCATGGAATTCCAATCTTCCTCCCACACAGTTGGACCTTGAAAGTGTTACGAAgccaaagaagaaaaggaaacatgCAAATAAGAAAGTTCTTGATGCCATTAAAGAGCATGAAGGCAAGAAAGATGATTTCAAGACTGACTGCCATGACCATGAACTGTCTGTGCAAGATGAGCATGAAAACGGTGCAAAGccaaagaggaaaaggaaagaacgGGCAGATAAGAAAATTCCTGGGACTTGCAGTGGCAGCCACAATAACGCCATTAAAGAGGAAGAAGGCAAGCAAGATGAGGACAAGTCTACCAGTTTAGACCCTGTTGTGTTTGTGCAAGAGGAACAAAATCAGAAGCAACAGAGCTTTGTGTGAGTACTGAATATCTCTATGTGAAACCTTCTGATTCCTGTTTTATCCATTGCTTTTGAGATCCCTTGCCAGTGGATGCTAGCCTGTTATTTAGGTTAGAAATATATGTTCAGGTTACTAGGCAAGGGGAATAAACCCAGGACACATAGTAAATGGgaaacaataatttttgtacTAATTCGTAGGGTGTTAcgatgcattatttttttttttcttttctttcaagtcAAAGATAAGTAGACTCACGCACATGACATATATGCACAATACCtgatcattttaaaatactttcaaaagcTTGCTCTGAGGTGGTATCAAGTGGCTTATCTGTACAATGGTTCTTTCAAGTCAAAGATAAGTAGACTCACACGCACGACATATATGCACAATACCTGATCATTTTAAACTCCCTTCAAAAGCTTGCTTTGAGGTGGTACCAAGGGGCTTATCTGTACTATGGGTGAGTTGCCTTTTTTTGACACAGGACAAGTaatcttgttttcttctctcttttttcccccgAAACTCATGGCATATAGGCACAATTCTTTTTTGTCAAAGACCGTGCATCAATCTCTGGAATCATGAAGAGCATTTTTGTTTAACCTTTGAAGAAATTCTCTGTTGCTAGCTAGTTTAGATGGTGAAGTCACTTGGCTGCATCCAATCTTATTTACATCCAGGACAGGAGAGATTTTGAGACCGGGAGAGCTATTCTGTAGCCTCCCAATGAacacaaaagggaaaaaaaaatacttgaacaGATATTTATGGACGTTTGCAATTAACTATCCGTTCTTTTCATGGAGGATCTTGGGAATTGATGTAATTCTTTTGTTGCGTGCAGCATTCTTTTCTGTGTACTTAAGATTTGCAATACTAATGACTGAAAATAACATATACAGGACTTTTAATGTTGACCAATCTGCTGAAGAGAGTCACtccaagaagaaaaggaagaggaaaaaTGAAGAGAGCAAGAAGAGCAGGACTCGGGAAAGCATGGAAGCTTCAAATGGAATCAATGCATAAAGAGGAAAGCAGTGCTTGTGACAAAAGCATCTCAGAGTAGGACCTTTTGTAATGATGTAGTTGT
This Populus alba chromosome 7, ASM523922v2, whole genome shotgun sequence DNA region includes the following protein-coding sequences:
- the LOC118050548 gene encoding uncharacterized protein isoform X2, whose protein sequence is MAFWGVEVKPGKPFIHAPNNGRRLHISQATLGTGSSMKNSVVQCNVGNSSPVYLCSLFPEKTEISQLHLEFEETVEVVFSVIGPRSVHLTGYYLGGRCGQHFHPDDETESYGEDIADTETEKSANGSDEDEYEDSFINDDEDPEIMSPSTIYSSEVEEIFDKKKRKNGKGSHKRLRKKFQFIESDDEDKMPISFLHERESAVKSMGSEAGEKCEKEKGETSEKEVKDNGNWVTVSKGNAGAILGVSKRQIDDHHSFLPSSDVGSQNGAKPKKKREKHYGEEVPLEDDFFFCRALGQHKSIQSEVEADKLDLDLPVTKEDQKTNDKALGQQKSIQSEVEADKLDLDLPVTKEDQKTNDKNVEKLKRRSKKYAKEKESLDADNHLSYKHKAQSDEAEAKNTLQDMLVTDKESHKETNDEVKNTLQDMLVTDKGNQKDTNDEEDKVQDEAKAGKTGQDMLLVKKENQKQADDEAALPWNSNLPPTQLDLESVTKPKKKRKHANKKVLDAIKEHEGKKDDFKTDCHDHELSVQDEHENGAKPKRKRKERADKKIPGTCSGSHNNAIKEEEGKQDEDKSTSLDPVVFVQEEQNQKQQSFVTFNVDQSAEESHSKKKRKRKNEESKKSRTRESMEASNGINA
- the LOC118050548 gene encoding uncharacterized protein isoform X1; this encodes MAFWGVEVKPGKPFIHAPNNGRRLHISQATLGTGSSMKNSVVQCNVGNSSPVYLCSLFPEKTEISQLHLEFEETVEVVFSVIGPRSVHLTGYYLGGRCGQHFHPDDETESYGEDIADTETEKSANGSDEDEYEDSFINDDEDPEIMSPSTIYSSEVEEIFDKKKRKNGKGSHKRLRKKFQFIESDDEDKMPISFLHERESAVKSMGSEAGEKCEKEKGETSEKEVKDNGNWVTVSKGNAGAILGVSKRQIDDHHSFLPSSDVGSQNGAKPKKKREKHYGEEVPLEDDFFFCRALGQHKSIQSEVEADKLDLDLPVTKEDQKTNDKALGQQKSIQSEVEADKLDLDLPVTKEDQKTNDKNVEKLKRRSKKYAKEKESLDADNHLSYKHKAQSDEAEAKNTLQDMLVTDKESHKETNDEVKNTLQDMLVTDKGNQKDTNDEEDKVQDEAKAGKTGQDMLLVKKENQKQADDDRAALPWNSNLPPTQLDLESVTKPKKKRKHANKKVLDAIKEHEGKKDDFKTDCHDHELSVQDEHENGAKPKRKRKERADKKIPGTCSGSHNNAIKEEEGKQDEDKSTSLDPVVFVQEEQNQKQQSFVTFNVDQSAEESHSKKKRKRKNEESKKSRTRESMEASNGINA